In Halorubrum sp. PV6, a single window of DNA contains:
- a CDS encoding cytochrome c biogenesis protein CcdA, which produces MTDVSLATNLPFAVTAGVATFFSPCAYPLLPGYVGFYVNSVDAENASVAGAGARGVAAALGVLATFALLAGATVQVGQSTLSNITAFETLVGGLLVVFGLLVAFDRAPSLSLSLPKRRSGVLGFGLFGAGYALAGAGCVAPIFLAVVARAIALPAETAALVVGVYAGVVALLMAATTVATGVGLISNANRVMAHAGLLKRVAGAVMVVAGVGQLYLSLVVY; this is translated from the coding sequence ATGACCGACGTGTCGCTCGCGACGAACCTCCCGTTCGCCGTGACTGCCGGCGTTGCCACGTTCTTCTCGCCGTGCGCGTACCCGTTGCTACCGGGGTACGTCGGCTTCTACGTCAACTCCGTCGACGCCGAAAACGCCTCGGTGGCGGGGGCGGGCGCGCGAGGCGTGGCGGCCGCGCTCGGCGTGCTCGCGACGTTCGCGCTGCTCGCCGGCGCGACGGTACAGGTCGGTCAGTCGACGCTCTCGAACATCACGGCCTTCGAGACGCTCGTCGGCGGCCTCCTCGTCGTCTTCGGGCTGCTCGTCGCGTTCGACCGGGCGCCGTCGCTGTCGCTGTCGCTGCCGAAGCGCCGGTCCGGCGTCCTCGGCTTCGGGCTGTTCGGGGCGGGCTACGCCCTCGCCGGGGCCGGCTGTGTCGCGCCCATCTTCCTCGCCGTGGTGGCACGGGCTATCGCGCTGCCGGCCGAGACCGCCGCGCTCGTGGTCGGCGTCTACGCCGGCGTCGTCGCTCTCTTGATGGCCGCGACGACCGTCGCGACGGGCGTCGGTCTCATCAGCAACGCGAACCGGGTGATGGCTCACGCGGGGCTGTTGAAACGCGTCGCCGGCGCGGTGATGGTCGTCGCGGGGGTCGGACAGCTGTACCTCTCGCTCGTCGTCTACTGA
- a CDS encoding TlpA disulfide reductase family protein, with product MRRRELVAGLASVGVLGGGGAVASGAIQVGSLSTSGPAENGGGAAGTSDGDEAGGENDGASPVDPVTLQTINAPGSRDGEVTLPAPNRPTFVDFFATWCGPCEEQMPALAAAHERLGDEVLFVSVTTEPVGEVIAPEAVTDWWRENDGDWLVAADISAELAARLSVSSYPSARAIDASGRVRWATSGTHTTEEFVEGIETALDR from the coding sequence GTGAGGCGTCGGGAACTCGTCGCCGGCCTCGCGAGCGTCGGCGTCCTCGGTGGGGGCGGCGCCGTCGCGTCCGGCGCGATCCAGGTGGGATCGCTTTCGACGAGCGGGCCCGCTGAGAACGGCGGGGGAGCTGCCGGGACCAGCGACGGCGACGAGGCAGGCGGAGAAAATGACGGTGCGTCACCGGTCGACCCAGTTACGCTCCAGACAATCAACGCACCGGGAAGTCGTGACGGCGAGGTGACGCTGCCGGCCCCTAACCGTCCGACCTTCGTCGACTTTTTTGCGACGTGGTGTGGCCCTTGCGAGGAGCAGATGCCGGCGCTTGCGGCCGCACACGAACGACTCGGCGATGAGGTGTTGTTCGTCTCGGTAACGACAGAACCCGTCGGCGAGGTGATAGCCCCAGAGGCCGTGACGGACTGGTGGCGCGAAAACGACGGCGACTGGCTCGTCGCGGCCGACATCTCGGCCGAACTCGCCGCTCGTCTCAGCGTCAGCAGCTACCCCAGCGCCCGAGCCATCGACGCGTCTGGCCGCGTCCGCTGGGCGACCTCGGGAACGCACACGACCGAAGAGTTCGTCGAAGGCATCGAAACCGCCCTCGACCGATGA
- a CDS encoding SCO family protein: MDRRRFLRSLAATGAAAGTTALAGCAGVLGDDTTVLDPPEQTRGDPVHPIHGEEMPAFTVPDPLTGDDISVADYEGERAVLWTSFYTSCPDGVCPALILRLRRVQEVAAEEGYGDEAALLAQTFDPERDTAPVLREYANQRGVDLDAGNWHFLRPESYEAGVELMDDNFGLKIQKTNGEQYANLEYAFPHYGLILLVNKQGIVERAYPRGPATETERIVDDFRRVVTA; encoded by the coding sequence ATGGATCGCCGCCGCTTCCTCCGTTCGCTGGCCGCCACCGGGGCCGCAGCCGGAACGACCGCCCTCGCCGGCTGTGCCGGCGTCCTCGGTGACGATACGACGGTTCTCGACCCGCCGGAGCAGACGCGCGGCGATCCGGTTCACCCGATCCACGGCGAGGAGATGCCCGCCTTCACCGTTCCCGACCCACTCACCGGCGACGACATCTCGGTCGCCGACTACGAGGGCGAGCGCGCGGTGCTGTGGACCTCCTTTTATACCAGCTGCCCCGACGGCGTCTGCCCGGCGTTGATCCTCCGGCTCCGGCGGGTACAGGAGGTCGCCGCCGAGGAGGGGTACGGCGACGAGGCTGCGCTTCTCGCACAAACGTTCGACCCGGAGCGGGACACCGCACCGGTCCTCCGCGAGTACGCGAACCAGCGCGGTGTCGATCTTGACGCCGGCAACTGGCATTTCCTCCGCCCCGAGAGCTACGAGGCGGGCGTGGAGCTGATGGACGATAACTTCGGGCTGAAAATCCAGAAGACGAACGGGGAACAGTACGCGAACCTGGAGTACGCGTTCCCGCACTACGGGCTTATCCTTCTCGTCAACAAGCAGGGCATCGTCGAGCGGGCGTACCCGCGCGGCCCGGCGACGGAAACCGAGCGGATCGTCGACGACTTCCGGCGGGTGGTCACGGCGTGA
- a CDS encoding cold-shock protein: MANGKVDFFNDTGGYGFISTDDGDLDDDEDVFFHMEDVGGPDLEEGQEVEFDIESSPKGPRATNLVRN, translated from the coding sequence ATGGCAAACGGTAAGGTTGATTTCTTCAACGACACTGGCGGCTACGGTTTCATCTCGACTGACGACGGCGACCTCGACGACGACGAAGACGTGTTCTTCCACATGGAAGACGTCGGCGGCCCGGACCTCGAGGAGGGTCAGGAAGTGGAATTCGATATCGAATCGTCCCCCAAGGGACCCCGCGCGACGAACCTCGTCCGCAACTAA